Proteins found in one Pyrus communis chromosome 15, drPyrComm1.1, whole genome shotgun sequence genomic segment:
- the LOC137718443 gene encoding glycosyltransferase family protein 64 C3-like, whose protein sequence is MMNSCPTIFVILMFLVILSSGGVHVLSVRTLSTDPCNPKAQQDPQNLISDQLTVLINGYSESRIPLLQSIVSTYAASSLVSYILVLWGNPSTPSQTLSQLARNLTDSSFGFSGISVIRQASDSLNNRFLPRPEIKTRAVLVCDDDVEVDPKSFEFAFKMWGTNPDRLVGFFVRSHDIDLSRKEWIYTVHPDKYSIMLTKFMLFKSKYLFRYSCAGGPVMASMRKIVDRMQNCEDILMNFVAADEVNAGPILVGAERVRDWGDARNDHDDGDARRGLIGEVAQVGLSSRKTKHRKRRGECIGEFHRVLGRMPLRFSYGKVVNSVGEQGLCQKGGKLVFCDQS, encoded by the coding sequence ATGATGAATTCATGTCCAACTATCTTTGTAATTCTCATGTTTTTAGTGATCTTGAGCTCTGGGGGTGTTCATGTGCTATCTGTTCGTACACTTTCGACTGATCCTTGCAACCCCAAAGCCCAACAGGACCCACAAAATCTCATTTCTGACCAGCTAACCGTACTCATCAATGGCTACTCCGAGTCTCGCATCCCTCTCCTTCAATCCATCGTCTCCACGTATGCAGCCTCGTCTTTGGTTTCATACATTCTTGTGCTTTGGGGAAACCCTTCCACCCCATCCCAGACCTTGTCCCAACTGGCTCGCAATCTCACAGACTCCTCCTTTGGATTCAGTGGCATCTCTGTAATCCGCCAAGCATCTGACAGCCTCAATAATCGGTTCCTCCCCAGGCCCGAAATTAAGACCCGAGCAGTCTTGGTCTGTGATGATGATGTTGAAGTTGACCCGAAATCCTTCGAATTTGCATTTAAAATGTGGGGAACAAACCCGGATCGGCTGGTAGGGTTCTTTGTCAGGTCACACGACATAGATTTGTCAAGGAAAGAGTGGATCTACACCGTTCATCCAGACAAGTACTCTATCATGCTCACCAAGTTTATGCTTTTTAAAAGCAAGTATTTGTTTCGGTACAGCTGTGCAGGAGGACCGGTGATGGCCAGCATGAGGAAGATCGTGGATAGGATGCAAAACTGCGAGGACATATTGATGAATTTTGTGGCAGCGGATGAGGTTAATGCAGGGCCTATATTGGTCGGAGCCGAGAGGGTTAGGGATTGGGGGGATGCGCGCAATGATCATGATGATGGTGATGCACGACGAGGATTGATTGGGGAGGTTGCACAGGTGGGTTTGAGTAGTAGGAAAACGAAGCATAGGAAGAGGAGAGGGGAGTGTATAGGTGAGTTTCATAGGGTGTTGGGGAGAATGCCCTTGAGGTTCAGTTATGGGAAGGTTGTCAACTCCGTTGGCGAACAAGGTCTGTGTCAAAAAGGAGGGAAATTGGTGTTTTGTGATCAATCATAG